The sequence CGGCGTGGTCTCCGAGCGCATCCTGCGGATCGGGCCAGGCAAGGCGGCCACCATCTTCGCCACGGGCTTCAATCGCGAAACCACCGGCACCGCCGGAGGCCTGTTCGTGTCCCGAGGCGAGGTGCTGGCCTCGATGTCCCCCGACATCTGGTCACTCCGCGATCTCGACGGGGACGGCAAGGCGGACCGGCGCGAGGTGTTTCACAGCGGCTTCGGCGTCCACATGGGAATGCCCGGTCACAATCTCCGCGGCATCGTCCGCGGGCCGGACGGCAAACTCTACTGGCCGGTGGGCGACAAGGGCGTGAGCACCGTGGCACGGGAAGGCTATCCGGTGGTGCTGCCGGACGAGGGCTGCGTGTTGCGCTGCGAGCCGGACGGTTCCCGGCTCGAGATTTTCGCACGTGGATTGCGGGACGTGCGCCAACTGGCCGTCAACGATTCCGGCGACCTGTTCGGCATCGACAATGGACCCGGCCCCGGCAACCCGGGACGGTTGCTCCAGATCGTGGACCAGGCGGATTACGGTTGGCGCTGCTACTATGACTATCGTAGCGATGGCTACAATCCCTGGTCCGAGGTGGAGGACGGACAGCCGCCGCCCCACGTGTGTCCCGCCGTGCCGGGCTACCAGGAAGGCGCCGCCGCGGGACTGATCCGCCTTCCCGATGGCGAAGGCTTCCTGATGATTCCTTTGCCCGCCGGACCGCCCCGCTGGCTGAAAACCGCGGCCTTGGGAGCGGGATTCGTTTGCCGCAGCGAAGGCCCGTTGGCCACCTCGATCCAGGCCTCCGCCGCCACCTTCGGGCCGGATGGTGCTCTCTATCTGGTCGGAGTGAACACCACCACCCCGATCACGAAACCACAGCTCTGGAAGCTAGCGCTCCCGCCATCGATGGCGAGCAAGGACGCCGCCCCTCTGCTACGCAAGGGACCGGCCAAGATCGATGCCGCCCAATTGCTGACCCGGCTCGATCACCCGGACGCCCGCGTCCGGCTCGATGCCCAATTTGAATTGGCCTCCCGGAATGACAGCGCGCCCCAGTTGCTGGCCGCGGCCGGTCGCTTCCGGGATCATCCCCGCCCTCTTTCCCACGTGCTGTGGGCGCTCACACGGCTCTCGATCTTCGATCGCGGGGTGCTCCGCGATCTACTCCAGTCCCCGGTGGACGAATCCCGGGCCCAAGCGGCCAGATGGGCTGGCGAGTTGCACGGGACCGGCTGCGCCGACGATCTGATTCCCCTGCTCCGCGATCCTTCGAACCGCGTCCGTTTCCACGCGGCCATGGCCTTTGGGAAACTCCGGTCGCCGCTGGGGCTCGGGTTCCTGCCGACCCTGCTGGCGGAAAACGACAACCGTGATCCATGGCTGCGGCACGCGGGCATCACCGCGATGAAGGGACTGTGGCTGGCCGATGTGGCGCGAGTGGGCCAAGAACACCCTTCGTCCGCCGCCCGCCTCGCCATCGCGCTCTCGGTAGCCGCCCGCAATCCCGCCGCGGCCTTGCCATGGCTCCGCGACCCCGATCCGGCCGTGGCTGACGCCGCGATCTGCGCCATCTATCAGAACGCGGCTCCGGATCCTTGGGATGCCAACGCCGGCGCCCCCCTCACCCAACTGGCGTGGCGGCTGGGAGAAACCAAGCCCAGCCCCGGCCCCATGGCCACCCGCCGACTCATCGCCGCCAATCGGCTCACCCCCGATCCGAAGTCCATGGGGCGGCTGCTCTCCTACGTGGAGGATGTCGGCTATCCAGCCAGCCTGCGGATCGAGGCCATTCGCGCGATCGCCACGTGGAAGGCATTGCTTGCCCGTGACCCGTTCGACGGACGAGTCCGCACGGTCACCCCCGGACCGGAAGTCGACCAACTCCGCCTCTCACGCACCCTCACCAAGCTGGCCAAGGGCAGCCATCCGAAGCTCGCGGAGGCCGCTACGGCAGCATTAAAAGCCCTCGATATCCCACCGACACCCGATCCCACGAGCTTCCTCGCGGACGCCCTCGACCGGGACCTACCCGTCGACCAACGGCTGCTGGCCGTCGACGCACTCTCACGCCACCAACCTGCCTCCTTCAAAAACGCCATCGATCTCCTGTTGCGGGATCCGAATCCCAGGATCGGGCTGGCCGCCGCCAAGATTGCAGGCCGCCAGGGCTCGGAAAAAGCCCTCGATTTTGTCTGCGGCATCCTCGGGAACTCCAACGACCAGTGGGAACTCCAGGAGGCCACCCGCATACTCGGCTCACTTTCCAACGCAAACCGGGAAACGCTGATCCTCCAGTTTCTCGACCAAGTCCAGCACGGGCGCTGGCCCGCCGGTGCGGTGCTTGATCTGTTGGAAATCTCCCGCCCGCTTGCCGGGAATCTCCAAGTCGCCGCCATGTTGGCGAAGGTCGACCAGGCCCTTTTGGACCGCGACGGCAAACTCGGAGCCTTCACTCCCTGCCTGACCGGCGGCAACCCCGCGAACGGCAAGGCGGTTTTCGAAAGGCGTGGTCTCTCCGGCTGTGCGAGCTGTCACAACGCGGAGCGAGAGGCACAGGAACTGGCCCCATCCCTCAACCACATCGGTTCCGCGGGTCGGCGCTTCATCCTGGAGTCCCTTGTGTTTCCCGATGACAAGGTGGACGCCCCCTACCACTTTATCGTGCTCGGACTGCCGGACGCCCGCACCGTCCGGGGCATGCTGAGGGGCGAAACATCGGAGACCGTCACCCTGCGGATCCTGGATGGTTCCGACGTGGTGGTGAAGAAATCGGAGATCGTTTCCCGATCCGCTCCGGCGAGCCTGATGATGCCAGCCCACCAACAGCTTTCGCTGATGGAGGTGCGCGATCTTGTCGAATACCTCTCGAGCCGCCAATAAGGGGGCGTGAACTTTGACCCGCTCCTCGACGCCCTCGCCGATCCCGGCTGGATCGCCGTGCCCGGATTCCTGCCCGCCGACCTCGCGCGCTCGGTGGCGGCGGAGTGCGCCGTGCGCTGGGGCGAAGGCGAATTCCAACGCGCGGGGGTGGGTCGCGGGGCCGCACTCGCCATCCGCGAGGACATCCGCCGCGACCACGTGCTGTGGCTGGACCGCTTGAACGCCGGTCGCGCGCAGACCACCTGGCTGGACACCATCGAGGATCTGCGCGTGGTGATGAACCGCGGGCTGTATCTGGGACTTAACGAGTATGAAGGCCACTTCGCGATCTATCCGGCGGGTGGCTTCTACAAGGCCCACCTCGACCGCCACGAGAACACCCAATCCCGGATCATCACCGCCATCCTGTATCTCAACGACGGCTGGCAGCCCGGCGATGGCGGCGAACTGAAGATCTGGACCACGCCAGGCGACAAGGACGGCGCGTTCGAACTGATCGAGCCCCGGCTGGGAACGCTGGTGCTCTTCCGCGCCGGGGATTTCTGGCACGAGGTACTCCCCGCGAACAAAACGCGGATGAGCATCACGGGCTGGTTCCGAGTGTAGCCTGAATGTAGCTGAAAGCTCCGTTTTCAGATTGTCTCCGCCAGCTCCAGTTGGCGGTGGCTGGTTGGGCCGAACGATCCTCCTTCAAGCCCCCTCCGGCTGCAGGTGTTCCTCGAACATCCTCCGCAGGCGAGGAACATCCGGCACCTCGATGCTCCGGGCCTTCACCTCGATCAGGTCTTCGTCCCGCAGCTTGGCGAAGATGCGGGACAAGGTTTCCTGACGGGTGCCGAGTTCAGAGGCGAGCACACCCTTGCGGATGCCGAGCTCGATCGAGGCGGTGGCACTGCCCCCGCAACGCCGCAGGAGCCAATGGAGCAGGCGCGTCTCGGCATCGCGGAGCTTGTAGTTCTCGATGGTGGAGACGAGGTCATGGAGATGGCGGCTGAGCGAGGCCAGCATCCGCAGCGCGAGATCGGATTGGTCGCGGAGGTGGTCGAGGAATGACTTGCCGTGGATCAGCACCACCTCGCTCTTCTCCAGCGCGCGGGTGTGCGCCGGATAGCCCGGCAAACCGGCCACCGCGGGCTCGGCGAAGGATTCACCGGCGTGGATGAGGTGGATCAATTGCTCCCGCCCGCCATCGCCGATCCGGTAGGCTTTGATGAGTCCTTTCGTGACCACGTAGAACCCTTCCACTGGATCGCCCTCCCGGAACAGGATCTCGTTCTTCTTGAGCGGCACCACCCGTGAATAGCCCGCCACCCGCTGGAGATCGGTTTCCGGAAGGCCGCTGAAGATCGTGGCGCGCTGCAACGACGAGGCCAGCGCGGCGAGACGGATCAATTCGGGGTCGTGCATGAACTGTGGAAAATGATCCCCTTTTTGATCCCCATCAAAAGCCCGGAATCCAGCGAATTGGAAAACACCGGGCGCGGCGGTCTGCTGCGGGCGATGCAAACGACAACCCCATCCGCCCTCAGTGACAAGACCATCGCGGTGGTGAAAAGCACTGCCCCCGTCCTGGAACAACACGGGGAACTCCTCACCCGCCACTTCTACGCGCGCATGTTCCGGGAAAACCCGGAGGTGAAAGCGCTCTTCAACTCCAGCAACCAGGGAGGAACCCAACAGAAGGCGCTGGCCGGGGCGATCTGCGCCTTCGCGGCGAATGTCGACCGCCTGGAAGCGCTCGCATCCGCCGTCGAGCGGATCGCGCAGAAACACGCGGGCCTCGGCATCCAGCCGGAGCATTATCCGGTCGTGGGTGCGAACCTGCTGGCCTCGATCCGCGAGGTGCTGGGCGAGGCCGCCACCGATGACATCATCGATGCGTGGGCGGAGGCCTACGGCTTCCTCGCCAATATCCTGATCGGGCGGGAAGGCGCGATCTACCGTGATCAAGCGGAGGCCGAGCACGGCTGGGCCGGGTTCAAGCCTTTCACCATCGCACGCAAGCAGGTCGAGAGCGAGGTGATCACGTCCTTTTACCTGAAGCCCGTGGATGACTCGAAGGTGCCGTCCTACAAGCCCGGTCAATACCTCACCGTGCGGGTGCCGGATGCAGTGAGCGGGACGACGATGCGGAACTACAGCCTTTCCTCCGCGCACTCACCGGAAGGATTCCGGATCAGCGTGAAGGCCGAACCAAGCGGCAGCGTTTCCGGGTTCCTGCATGCGCAGGAGGAAGGGACAGTGCTGGAGATTGGACCACCGTGCGGAGAGTTCTTCCTCGATCTGAACGGAGATCCCACGCGGCCGCTGGTGCTAATCTCCGGTGGCGTCGGCATCACCCCGACACTGGCGATGCTCGAAACGGCGCTGAAGGCGTGGCCGGAACGTGAGATCGTGTTCATCCATGGCGCGCTCAACGGCCGCACCCACGCCTTCCGCGATGCCCTGCTCGATCTCTCGATCGATCACCCGCTGCTCACGCTCCATACCCGCTACAGCTCACCGACCGAGGAGGACCGCGAGCGCGGTGGCTTCGACAGCGAGGGCTACGTCGATGGCGACCTGATCGCGTCGCTGGTGCCGCGCTTCGATGGCGATTACTACTTCTGCGGCCCGAAGCCGTTCATGATCGGTATCTACCGCCAGCTCGCCGAATGGGGCGTGGCCGCGGAACGGATTCACTTCGAGTTCTTCGGCCCGCGCCAGGAGCTGGAGGCGTAGCCGACATCCGGCAGGATCATCTCGGCGGGATGAACGCCGCCCCATCCGATGAAGGGATGGGGCGCGCTCATGGCAGCCAACGAGGGCGCTAGGCCCGGTCGCCCCGGCGGTGCGCCCCTACCTTTTCCTCAGTGCGCGCCGAGGTTCGAGATCGTCTGGAAGATCGCGGTGATCATCAGGTAGGCCATGGTGCCGATGAGGCCAGCCATGATGATGAGGATCGTCGGCATGATCAGCGCCATGATGCGCTGGAGATCCTTGTTCAGTTCCTTATCGTAGCGCTCCGCGGCGCGGCGCAGGGAGATATCCAGCTTGCCGGTCTGCTCACCGACGGAAATCATGTCCACGAACAAGGCCGGGAAGGCCCCGGTGCGGATCAGGGCGCGGGAGAACGCGCGGCCATCGCCGACTTGGTCGATCACGCGATTCAGTTCACCCCGCAGCGAGAGGTTCTGGGTGGCATCCCGGGTCAGCTCGAGCGCGCGCAGCAACGGCAGGCCGTTGCCCACCAGGTTCGCCATGGTTTCGAGGAACTGGACGTAGAAGCGGCTGGCGATCACCGGCCCCATGAGCGGCATCTTCAGCTTCACCCGGTCCCAGGTCGGCTTGTTCGCGTCGTTGTCCTTCCACGCCTTGAAGAACAGCGCCCCGGCGATCAGCAGGATCACGTAAACATACCAATACTGGCCGAGGTGGTTGCTGACCGCCATCATCCACTTGATCGGCAGCGGCAGTTTGCCCCCCGGGGTGCTCTTGATCAGTTCGGTGAGCTGCGGGATGAGGGTGGTGACGAAGACCACGGACACGCCGATGCCGGCGAGCACGAGGAAGGCCGGATAGATCATCGCGAGGATGAGCTTGCTCTGGAGTTCCTGGAGGGTCTTCAGGTAGTGGGCCTGGCGCTTGAGGATGGTGTCGAGCGCGCCGGAAGCCTCGCCGGCGGCGGCCAGCGAGCAGTAGAGCGGCCCGAAGCTGGGGCTCACCCGCTTCAGCGCGGCGGAGAAGTTCATGCCATCGCGCACCTCCTGGCGGATTTTGTAGGCCACGCTCTTGAGGCTGCCGAGTTCCTGGCGGCTCTCCATCGACTTGAGCGCGGGCTCGAGCTGGAGACCGGCGCCGAGCATGTCGGAAAGCTCCTCGGTGAACATCACCACCTCAGCCCGCTTCATCTTGATCGGACCTTCCGGAATCGCGTCTTCCTTGGCCTTCGCCGCGGGCTTGGCGGCCACGCCCTTGTCGTAGTTCGCCTCCGCCTTGGCCTTGTTCTTGGAGGCGGATGGCACCGTGGCCGCCGCGTTCTCCTTCAGGCTCACCGGCTGGAGGCCACGCTTGTCGAGCAAGCGCAGGGCTTCCGGGCGATCGGTGGCGTCGATTTGCCCGGTGGTGACGGCACCGGAGGAATTCAGGGCTTTGAAGGCGAAGACGGGCACGGGAGGACCAGGAGCTGCGGTTGGAAAGGGACCGGGATCAGACGTCGGTGGCGACGTCCGTGGAGGTGACGGAGATGACTTCCTCGATGGTGGTCTGACCCTGCATCACCTTGAACCAGCCGTAGCCACGCATGGGAACGTAGCCATCCTTGATCGCCTGGGCGCGGATCTGATTGTTCGGCGCGCTGTGGGCCACCAGTTCCTGCATGGCGTGGGTGAGGATGGCCACCTCGTAGATGGCGAGACGTCCGGAGAAGCCCGTGTTGCGGCAGCGGTCGCAGCCCTTGGCCGAGTAGGCCTGGCCCTCGATATCCAGCGGAATGCCAAGATCGAGGCGGTCCTGGGTCGTCACCTCGCGCGGCACCTTGCAGTGCGGGCAGAGGCGGCGCACCAGGCGCTGGGCGAGGAAGGCGCGGACCGCCGCGGACACCAAGAACGGCTCCACGCCCATGTCCACCAGACGGCTGATGCCGCCAAGCGAGTCGTTGGTATGGAGGGTCGAGAACACCAAGTGACCGGTGAGCGAGGCGCGGATCGCGATTTCCGCGGTCTCAAGGTCTCGAATTTCCCCGATCATCACGATGTTCGGGTCGGCACGGAGAATGGAGCGCAGGGCCGAGGCGAAGGTGAGGCCGATTTCCGACTTCACGGCGATCTGCATCACGCCAGGGAGCTTGTTTTCCACCGGATCCTCGACCGTCACGATACGGCGCTCCGGGTGGTTCACCTCGCCGAGGAAGGAATAAAGGCTGGTCGACTTACCCGAACCGGTCGGGCCGGTGATCAGGATGATGCCGTTCGGCAGGTGCAGCAGGGACTCGATCTTCTGCCGCACGAAGGGCTCCATGCCGAGCTTCTCGACATTGAACTTCTGCTGGTTGAGGAGTCGGAGAGACACGCTCTCGCCCTCGACGGTCGGCACGGTGGCGACGCGGACGTCGATGGTCTGGCCTTCGAACTGGAGATTGATACGACCGTCCTGTGGCAAGCGGCGCTCGGCGATGTCCAAGCGGGACATGATCTTCAAGCGGGCGATCACCGAGCTCTGGAGCGCCTTGATGTTCTCCGGCACGGTCACCTCCAGCAGGCGGCCGTCGATGCGGTAGCGGATGCGGAGGTTGTCGCTGAGAGGCTCGACGTGAATATCGGTCGCGTGCTGGTCGAGGGCTTCGCGAATGATCTGGTTCACGAACTTGACGACGCTGGCTTCCTCGTCGTCATCCTTGTCGATGACGTTCGCCTCGTCGGTCGCCTCGAGGCTCTCGAAGTCCATTTCACGGCCTTCGAGGATCTGCTCGAAGGTGTCCGCCCCCACCCCGTAAAGGCGGCGGAGGGATTCATGGATACGGCGGCGGGAGGCCATGCACCACTCCACCCGCATCGGGAGCTCCTGGGCGGTGGCCTGGCGGGCGACGAGATTGAAAGGATCGAAGGTGGCCAGCTTCAGGATGGTCTCGCTCCCCTCGCCCTCGATGGAAATCGGCAGCAGGCGGTGGCGGAGGGCGATCCGCGGGCCGCAGGCCTCGCGCAGCGGCAGCGGGGCCTCGGCGGGCGGAATGCTTTCCAGCCACTCCATGCCCAGGTCGTGGGCCAGCTCGCGGAGATACTTCTCCTCGTCCAGAATCCCGGCATCGAGCAGGTCGTCGATCGGAGAGCGTTGGCGCTGGGATGCCCCTTCGAGGACATCCGAGACGGCCTTGAGGTCGTCACATCCGGTGCGGCGGGCGGGTTCGAGCAGGAGCTGGGTCATTCGGCTGGCGGTCTTCTCCCATTAAAACCGCCGGAGAGGCAACTTTGTCTCTCGAAAATGCAGGGAAATGGCGGATTCGCCGATTTTCCACCCCCAACTCCCCTGACCGCCCCCCATTCCTCACATTTTCCGTGCCACCCGGCACCCGGCGTGCATCATCGCGGGCGTGTCTTATTTGGAAGTCCGCGATCTCTACAAGCAGTTCACCAAGCGTTCCGGGGGCCCGTTCTCGTCCTCCACGGAAACGATCCGCGCGGTGGACGGTGTCAGCCTGTCCCTCGAAAAAGGCGAAATCCTCGGGCTGGTGGGTGAATCCGGCTGCGGGAAATCGACCCTTTCCCGAACCCTCATGCAGCTCACCCCGCCGACCTCCGGCTCGGTGATCCTGAACGGCGAGGACCTTTCCAAGCTCCCGCACCATGAGATCCGGAAGCGCCGGCTCGATTTCCAGATGGTGTTCCAAGACCCCTACGCCTCGCTGAACCCCCGCATGACGGTGTTCTCGACGCTGGCGGAGGCGATCAAGCAGCGCCACCCGAAGCTCGCGAAGCTGGCGCTGGTGGAGCGGGTCGAAACCCTGATGGCCACCTGCGGCCTGGATGCCGGGACGATGCGGAAGTACCCGCACGAATTCTCCGGTGGCCAGCGCCAGCGCATCGCCATCGCCCGCGCACTGGCCCCGGAACCGAAACTCGTGATCGCGGACGAGCCCGTGTCGGCCCTCGACGTATCGATCCAATCGCAGATTCTGAACCTGCTCAAGAAGCTCCAGAAGGACCTGGGCCTGACGCTGATTTTCATCTCCCACGACCTCGGGGTGGTCCACTATCTGGCCGACCGCATCGTGGTGATGTACAAGGGCAAGATCGTGGAATCCGGCACCGCCGCGGAGGTGTTCCACCACCCGCAGAACGACTACACCAAGCGGTTGCTGGCTGCGATTCCGAAGCTGGCGGACGCACCGGCCGCTTGATGGGAATTTTCCGGCGGGTTGCGTCTCCCATCCGCATGAGTATGTTGACGCCGATGTTCCACTCCCGCTGGCTTGCCGCTCTCGCGTTCCCGTTGGTCCTCGGATCGTGCAAGGCCGAGGATGCCAACAAAACCGCCATGGAAACCTCCAAGGATGCCCCCGCCCAACCCACCGGCAAGGTCGAGAAGACCGATGCCGAGTGGAAGAAGATCCTCACCCCGGAACAGTACCGGATCCTGCGCCAGGCCGGAACCGAGCGCCCGAACAGCGAGGTCTACGAGCAGTTCAAGAAGCAGGGCGGCGGCACTTACTACTGCGCAGGTTGCGGCGCGGAGCTTTTCACCTCCAAGGAGAAGTTCGACTCCCACTGCGGCTGGCCGAGCTTCTACGACCCGTCCAAGGCCAAGAACGTGATCGCGCGCGACGACTACTCCGGCGGCATGGTCCGCACCGAGGTGTTGTGCGCGAAATGCGGCGGCCATCTCGGCCACGTGTTCAAGGGCGAGGGCTTCGACACCCCCACCGACCAGCGTTATTGCATCAACGGCATGGCGCTGAAGTTCGTGCCAGCCGAGGCGAAGGCGGAGGAAAAGCCCGCCAAGGACAAGTGACCTCCATCGTGCAAATCCCAATGCCGGAAGTCATGGGATTTGCTTGCTACTGTTAGACCCGAAGTTGAGGGTTCGCGCCGTCATGGTACGTTATCTTCCCTGGCTCTTTCTGCTCCCCCTCGCCCAAGGATCGACCATGCTCGATCCGGCCGATGCGCCCGGAGTGACGGCAGCGGATTACCAGAACCTTGCCGCCGGTTACACCTCGGTGGGCAAGGTGGGAGGTTCCGGCCAAGCGGGTTCAGGCGTGCTGATCTCGGACCGCTGGGTGCTGACCGCCGGCCACGTCAGCATCGGCAAGGCGGGCGGCACCTTCACCATCGGCGGCAATACCTACACGGTTTCCACCGCCACGACCTATCCGGGCTTCTTCTCGACCTCGGTGGGCAACGACCTTGGATTGCTCTATCTCAGCGCGCCCGTCACCGGAGTCGATCCGGCGATCATGCTGAGCACCCAGGGTGGCCTGATGGGGGAAAGCTCGGTGTGGGTGGGGTATGGTTTCACCGGAAATGGCACCACCGGCTACAGCTTCGCGCTGAACGAGAAGCGGGCCTTCACCAACGTCATCGATTTTTACGGTCCGAAATACGGCGTCGCCTCGACCTCGTTCGTCTCCGATTTCGACCGCCCCGGCGATCCGACCAGCAACGCGGAGGATTCCAACCCGAGCGCCACGACTCTAGAGGGCAATGTCGCCCCTGGTGACAGCGGCGGCGGGGTTTTCATCAAACGGGGCGGAAAGGATTATCTGGTCGGCACGATCAGCTATCTCGCCAGTTTCGATGGCACCGGCAATGCCGACTACGGCGACCTCAGCGGCGCGACCAACCTCGATTTGTATTACTCGTGGATCGCCCAGCAAACGGGCATCCAAGCGGTACCGGAGCCATCCGTCGGGCTTCTGGCCGCCATGCCGCTCCTCTTGTGCTGGCACCGCCGCAGGCAGCGCCAGGAAGAAGGTTGATGCCGCTTCAGCGCTGGAAGCCATCGCGGATGATCCGCGTGATTTCGAGCGCCACACCGAGAGCCGCGGTACCTTGCTGGCCGCTGACCTTGGGGGCCGCGCCATCGGCCGCGCTGCGGACGAAGGCGTCGAGCTCCAGCTTCAGGGGCTCGCCCGGCTCCACCTCGACGGCACCGCGCAGGATCTGCATGCCATCCCGCCAGTGGACCTGGCCGGATTGCTCCTGGTAATCGAGCGAGAGATAGCAGTCCTCCTGAAACACACGGATCTTCC comes from Luteolibacter sp. LG18 and encodes:
- a CDS encoding HEAT repeat domain-containing protein, translating into MKPSAVLLLPLVSTALFAAPPELGKPVAIGPELHFPTALAVDMDGTIYVAESFRSEHSDPDLSRFPDAWALDDLAVGTVEGRELLLKRRFTAGQIPETAGWRDLNRDGVSDHRDLGVVSERILRIGPGKAATIFATGFNRETTGTAGGLFVSRGEVLASMSPDIWSLRDLDGDGKADRREVFHSGFGVHMGMPGHNLRGIVRGPDGKLYWPVGDKGVSTVAREGYPVVLPDEGCVLRCEPDGSRLEIFARGLRDVRQLAVNDSGDLFGIDNGPGPGNPGRLLQIVDQADYGWRCYYDYRSDGYNPWSEVEDGQPPPHVCPAVPGYQEGAAAGLIRLPDGEGFLMIPLPAGPPRWLKTAALGAGFVCRSEGPLATSIQASAATFGPDGALYLVGVNTTTPITKPQLWKLALPPSMASKDAAPLLRKGPAKIDAAQLLTRLDHPDARVRLDAQFELASRNDSAPQLLAAAGRFRDHPRPLSHVLWALTRLSIFDRGVLRDLLQSPVDESRAQAARWAGELHGTGCADDLIPLLRDPSNRVRFHAAMAFGKLRSPLGLGFLPTLLAENDNRDPWLRHAGITAMKGLWLADVARVGQEHPSSAARLAIALSVAARNPAAALPWLRDPDPAVADAAICAIYQNAAPDPWDANAGAPLTQLAWRLGETKPSPGPMATRRLIAANRLTPDPKSMGRLLSYVEDVGYPASLRIEAIRAIATWKALLARDPFDGRVRTVTPGPEVDQLRLSRTLTKLAKGSHPKLAEAATAALKALDIPPTPDPTSFLADALDRDLPVDQRLLAVDALSRHQPASFKNAIDLLLRDPNPRIGLAAAKIAGRQGSEKALDFVCGILGNSNDQWELQEATRILGSLSNANRETLILQFLDQVQHGRWPAGAVLDLLEISRPLAGNLQVAAMLAKVDQALLDRDGKLGAFTPCLTGGNPANGKAVFERRGLSGCASCHNAEREAQELAPSLNHIGSAGRRFILESLVFPDDKVDAPYHFIVLGLPDARTVRGMLRGETSETVTLRILDGSDVVVKKSEIVSRSAPASLMMPAHQQLSLMEVRDLVEYLSSRQ
- a CDS encoding 2OG-Fe(II) oxygenase encodes the protein MNFDPLLDALADPGWIAVPGFLPADLARSVAAECAVRWGEGEFQRAGVGRGAALAIREDIRRDHVLWLDRLNAGRAQTTWLDTIEDLRVVMNRGLYLGLNEYEGHFAIYPAGGFYKAHLDRHENTQSRIITAILYLNDGWQPGDGGELKIWTTPGDKDGAFELIEPRLGTLVLFRAGDFWHEVLPANKTRMSITGWFRV
- a CDS encoding Crp/Fnr family transcriptional regulator, with translation MHDPELIRLAALASSLQRATIFSGLPETDLQRVAGYSRVVPLKKNEILFREGDPVEGFYVVTKGLIKAYRIGDGGREQLIHLIHAGESFAEPAVAGLPGYPAHTRALEKSEVVLIHGKSFLDHLRDQSDLALRMLASLSRHLHDLVSTIENYKLRDAETRLLHWLLRRCGGSATASIELGIRKGVLASELGTRQETLSRIFAKLRDEDLIEVKARSIEVPDVPRLRRMFEEHLQPEGA
- the hmpA gene encoding NO-inducible flavohemoprotein yields the protein MQTTTPSALSDKTIAVVKSTAPVLEQHGELLTRHFYARMFRENPEVKALFNSSNQGGTQQKALAGAICAFAANVDRLEALASAVERIAQKHAGLGIQPEHYPVVGANLLASIREVLGEAATDDIIDAWAEAYGFLANILIGREGAIYRDQAEAEHGWAGFKPFTIARKQVESEVITSFYLKPVDDSKVPSYKPGQYLTVRVPDAVSGTTMRNYSLSSAHSPEGFRISVKAEPSGSVSGFLHAQEEGTVLEIGPPCGEFFLDLNGDPTRPLVLISGGVGITPTLAMLETALKAWPEREIVFIHGALNGRTHAFRDALLDLSIDHPLLTLHTRYSSPTEEDRERGGFDSEGYVDGDLIASLVPRFDGDYYFCGPKPFMIGIYRQLAEWGVAAERIHFEFFGPRQELEA
- a CDS encoding type II secretion system F family protein codes for the protein MPVFAFKALNSSGAVTTGQIDATDRPEALRLLDKRGLQPVSLKENAAATVPSASKNKAKAEANYDKGVAAKPAAKAKEDAIPEGPIKMKRAEVVMFTEELSDMLGAGLQLEPALKSMESRQELGSLKSVAYKIRQEVRDGMNFSAALKRVSPSFGPLYCSLAAAGEASGALDTILKRQAHYLKTLQELQSKLILAMIYPAFLVLAGIGVSVVFVTTLIPQLTELIKSTPGGKLPLPIKWMMAVSNHLGQYWYVYVILLIAGALFFKAWKDNDANKPTWDRVKLKMPLMGPVIASRFYVQFLETMANLVGNGLPLLRALELTRDATQNLSLRGELNRVIDQVGDGRAFSRALIRTGAFPALFVDMISVGEQTGKLDISLRRAAERYDKELNKDLQRIMALIMPTILIIMAGLIGTMAYLMITAIFQTISNLGAH
- a CDS encoding GspE/PulE family protein → MTQLLLEPARRTGCDDLKAVSDVLEGASQRQRSPIDDLLDAGILDEEKYLRELAHDLGMEWLESIPPAEAPLPLREACGPRIALRHRLLPISIEGEGSETILKLATFDPFNLVARQATAQELPMRVEWCMASRRRIHESLRRLYGVGADTFEQILEGREMDFESLEATDEANVIDKDDDEEASVVKFVNQIIREALDQHATDIHVEPLSDNLRIRYRIDGRLLEVTVPENIKALQSSVIARLKIMSRLDIAERRLPQDGRINLQFEGQTIDVRVATVPTVEGESVSLRLLNQQKFNVEKLGMEPFVRQKIESLLHLPNGIILITGPTGSGKSTSLYSFLGEVNHPERRIVTVEDPVENKLPGVMQIAVKSEIGLTFASALRSILRADPNIVMIGEIRDLETAEIAIRASLTGHLVFSTLHTNDSLGGISRLVDMGVEPFLVSAAVRAFLAQRLVRRLCPHCKVPREVTTQDRLDLGIPLDIEGQAYSAKGCDRCRNTGFSGRLAIYEVAILTHAMQELVAHSAPNNQIRAQAIKDGYVPMRGYGWFKVMQGQTTIEEVISVTSTDVATDV
- a CDS encoding ATP-binding cassette domain-containing protein, translated to MSYLEVRDLYKQFTKRSGGPFSSSTETIRAVDGVSLSLEKGEILGLVGESGCGKSTLSRTLMQLTPPTSGSVILNGEDLSKLPHHEIRKRRLDFQMVFQDPYASLNPRMTVFSTLAEAIKQRHPKLAKLALVERVETLMATCGLDAGTMRKYPHEFSGGQRQRIAIARALAPEPKLVIADEPVSALDVSIQSQILNLLKKLQKDLGLTLIFISHDLGVVHYLADRIVVMYKGKIVESGTAAEVFHHPQNDYTKRLLAAIPKLADAPAA
- the msrB gene encoding peptide-methionine (R)-S-oxide reductase MsrB encodes the protein MSMLTPMFHSRWLAALAFPLVLGSCKAEDANKTAMETSKDAPAQPTGKVEKTDAEWKKILTPEQYRILRQAGTERPNSEVYEQFKKQGGGTYYCAGCGAELFTSKEKFDSHCGWPSFYDPSKAKNVIARDDYSGGMVRTEVLCAKCGGHLGHVFKGEGFDTPTDQRYCINGMALKFVPAEAKAEEKPAKDK
- a CDS encoding trypsin-like serine protease, with translation MLDPADAPGVTAADYQNLAAGYTSVGKVGGSGQAGSGVLISDRWVLTAGHVSIGKAGGTFTIGGNTYTVSTATTYPGFFSTSVGNDLGLLYLSAPVTGVDPAIMLSTQGGLMGESSVWVGYGFTGNGTTGYSFALNEKRAFTNVIDFYGPKYGVASTSFVSDFDRPGDPTSNAEDSNPSATTLEGNVAPGDSGGGVFIKRGGKDYLVGTISYLASFDGTGNADYGDLSGATNLDLYYSWIAQQTGIQAVPEPSVGLLAAMPLLLCWHRRRQRQEEG